The Synchiropus splendidus isolate RoL2022-P1 chromosome 5, RoL_Sspl_1.0, whole genome shotgun sequence DNA window AACAGACGGCAGAGCAGAGAGATAAGGATTTGAATCATCAATCTGATTAAAGAAAAATCTGTTAACCACTGCCTAGACCTCGAGCCTACAAGCACAATCTTCTGGTCAAACCTGCAGAATACAAACCCTCAAAGccaacatgtttattttttgttctttccaaAAGCATTAGTTAAAATCAACATCTTCCATCCAAGCTGAATCAATTTCATCTTTGTACATTGCAGGCAACCAAGTAGTGAAAGTGTGGCTCAGACGCCTCAGCTTCTGCGACGGTACCCCCTTGAAGACCATCATGATTTTCCGCTGCCACCGGACGTGGTATTCTTCTGCCAACCAGAGGGCTGCCTTAGCATACGGCAACGACGGGTTAGCCTTCGCGACGACTCCTCATTCGTTTTCACGTTGACCGACAAAGACTCCGGGATCACTCGCTATGGAATCTGCGTCAACTTCTACCGATCATTCCAGCGTGGGCATCACAGGTCCCGTGCAGACAAGAGTGGACACACTGAAGCGTCGACACAGGGAGGTGATACCATAAGCGTGGGTTCTGATAACAGTAGTGGAGGACCGTCGTCCACTTTATCGCCAGCGAAAAACACAGAAGCAACCCATCATGTGTCCGGGGAAGGTGGCGGACAATCTGCTCCAGATTCAAACATAGGAAAATCTCCACAGCACAGACGCAGTGCTGCGAAGATGGCTGCCAGGAATCGCAACAGCACATTGACGTCATTGTGCATTTTAAGCCACTACCCTTTCTTCTCCACCTTCAGAGAGTGTCTATATATTCTCAAGAGACTGGTAGACTGTTGCAGTCAACGGTTAACACAGCGTGCAGGCCTTCCCCGTGCCACCCAGAGGTATGTGTTCCACTGAAATGATTGTGATTTCTATCCTTTAATTTATGCATGTATTTgtacaagtattttttttctttgtttctaacTGCTTAAGGACATTCACTTGAGTGGCTCGTGTGATTACTATTCAGGCTAACCAAAGTGTTAATTTCGCTGCCACTTTACACTGTAATAAGCCCTGTAATGACTGCTGTGATCTTCGAGTGCTTTGTCTCCATTGGTCCATTTATAGTCCAGCATAATCAtggctttttcttttcaaggtcACATGTTTTCAATTGCGTAATCAGCCTCAGTATTTTTCTCAGTTTGAATATGCACTCATGAGAACTGCCTTTGAGGTACTGACAGAGGGGAGTTTGGTTTGGAGCTTTAGAGCTGAATTGTTTTGCCCTGTCTACATTGAGTTCTGATATTTCCTCTGGTGAAGTGACCATTTGGTGGGTGGGATGAGGGTCAAATTATTTAATCATGGTTCTCGTTTGACGTTCACTGTGTACATGTGTGACTAAGGGCCCACCATATGTGGGCGCAATAACGTActctgaacacacacaatatTTAGCTGCATGTAGAAACCTGATGAATTTAACTGTACTCTcacttacttttactttttacatCCAAGATAACATTAGATATTTTTTTCGGCTTTAGGAGATTATAACAGTTACATCAATGAGACAACTGCAGGCTATATGTCTTGACACAACTTATTTTGTATGAAAGGATTTTGAAACAAGAGGTGTAATTGAAGCCTTTTTGTATTTGTCTTTATCCCTTTTTAGGGATACCATGTGGCGAATCTTCACAGGTGCACTGTCAGTGGAGGAAAAAGGCAGTCAGTTGCTGGCAGACTTGCGAGAGATTGAGTCCTGGGTCTATAGGTTGTTGCGGTCACCAGTTCCCATCCCTGGACAGAGACGCGTGGATGTGGAGGTGCTACCTACCGATCTGAAGCTATCTCTGACTTTTGCTTTGCCTGACAACTCGCGCTTTTCAATGGTGGACTTTCCCCTGCACCTGCCCTTGGAGCTGCTGGGTGTGGACGCCTGTCTTCAGGTTCTCAGCTGTGTCCTGTTAGAGCACAAGGTAAGAACAGATGTGCCTATGTGCACAATGTCTTTGACCtacattgcttttgttttggccaTTAGCTAGAATGTCACCAATTAAGTGATAAACAGagcttgaaataaacaaataatgttttGGCTACTTGTTATAAATGTGCACTGTTGAGTGTTATTGGAGCACATATCCACATACAAATGAGGACAACCAAGCTTTAGTTATGATATTGGAATTAGCTTGGGAAGAGATGGGATGGACAAGACTACATCCATTATGTCAAAAGCATTTAGTGGTGTGGTATGAAGTGACCTTTGTCTGAAGGACATTTTAATGGAGTGTGGTCATTGGCAACAATTGAGCTTTTAGAGGTGACAAGATAATAAATTATAGCTCTATTTGTCTATTTAATTGCTCTGTGGAATATTAAAACATTGAGCTCCCTGCAAGGTCTGTGCAGAGATGAACTGCATTAAAGATGCTTGTTGGGTGTAATGGTAAATTATCAACCTTAATTCTGAGTTTAAGTATTTAATTACTCCTTCAATCTTGGTAAACAGCACTTAAGGACTGAATTGTCATGTTCTTTGATGCCATTGTTAGATGCTTCTTTAATGTATTTTCAGGTTATTCTTCAATCCAGAGATTACAATGCTTTGTCGATGAGTGTTATGGCCTTCGTTGCTATGATATACCCCCTGGAGTACATGTTCCCTGTCATCCCTCTGTTGCCAACATGCATGGCATCCGCAGAACAGGTAGGACTTGCAGAAGAATTACTTTTAAAATTGTACAGTTTGATGcaatttatgtgtttttttaatgtgttgtgagggttggttttgtttgttttgttttgtattttgaggAATGAGTTCAAACAACCAGAATACATCATGTATTGAAGAAATtaagttttttttatctggcCCTTATCGTGTTGACATAATGGCCGTTGTCTGTGTTGCAAATGTTTGCCTTCATAGTTCTTAATTTGAACTCGGTTTTAAACCCTCTCTTAACTGTAACATAAAGTGCTTTTTGTGGTGCTTTTGCCAGGTAATGAGTATGTGTATCACGTTATAACATCATAATCTTTTTTCGAACATTTCATGCTCAGGTTTGTAAGTGTAATGTTCTTGAGAAATTACTTGACAAGCTAATATTGAACAAAACTTTTCAAACCCATGGTGTTTGTGAGTGCATGCAGTTGCTATATTTCTGCCATCCTCTTATgactaaacatttttttgtcctcatAGCTGCTTCTAGCACCAACTCCATACATCATCGGTGTTCCTGCTAGCTTCTTCCTTTACAAATCTGACTTTAAAATGCCAGATGACATATGGCTTGTTGACCTGGACAGCAGTAAGGTTAGTATAGCTCTTCagtgttctttaaaaaaaaaaggaaatatgtaATAATGATTGACAATTTTGGGTGGAAATAATGTTTGAAAATGCACCCCCAATCTTCCAGGTTATCGCACCGACAAATGCAGAGATTTTGCCTCCTCTCCCGGAGCCCGAAGCACTCGAGCTCAAGAAGCATTTAAAACAGGTATAACAAGCTCACTTAAAGTTATCTTCCTTTCATCAGTAGACAAATCTACAGTTCATTTATTTCTTGCATACAGTGTTAAACTTCTCTTTCAGCTCTGAAGAGTAGAGACTTTCTACTTCCAAAAAGTTGTATGTACTGTAGCTGGTGTGAAAGAATTGGCAAGGAGTTTTGAAGTGCACTAACGTGGaaatgcatttcttttcttttctttcttctttttcttgcaTGCTTTAGCTGTTGGAGgtaaaacaaaactgtagaAAAATACTGCCAAGTTTTGCTGAGGCAGTGGTGGCTGGCTTGTTTCTCCTTCCCTCCTTATCTAACTTTGTATCAGAACCAGCTTCTGATTACTATAATGCCACTTTTATCCTTGCTTCTTTATTGTCCCAGTAGATATTTATACCTGTAGACTGATCACGTGCTGATGATGTTTGATATGTGTGCTCATTGGCAAGGATGGAACTGTTGTGAGTGGAGTCTCCCTCTTTGTTATTCCTTCACGTCTTTTTTACTACTCAAAATAAGTCACTTTGCCTATGCATTGGCttattcaaatataaatattattggCCCTTCTGTAACACAGAAGAACCTGCTTAAGTCCTTGTGTTATGCATGTAAGGGTAATAAACAAATGTTGCTTAGTTGCGTTTTCACAACTTATTTTAATGTTCACCGCTCTATAATATGCAAAGGCACTAAAAGATTTAACAAGCTGTGTCTGCATTCGACACATTTCcccttgtctttgtttcctggaaGCGTGTATGAAGCTATGGTTTCGCAATAACCTTTGGTAAACGGGCTTGTGTTATCTATGTTTTTCTCCCTTTTGAGTGATGGAGATCAATTGAAGGTTTAATTGTGATTCTGGAATATCAAAGCACTGTGATGTGGATGTGAAGGCCATTAAAATACTTGCACCTAATCTTTGAAATAAATGGGTTCACTGAACCATGTATAAAGATGTACAATATATGATAACATCAAATTTAACACTATTGTGTATTGTTTAATTAAGACTATTAATGGATACTTCATTAATCCACccttatataaataaaacaagctgAAGTTTGTGAAGTCTAGCCTAACATCTCCTTCAAATTTATGCAATTTCAACTCTTCAGCAATCGTGTATTATCCAtctttatatattgttttttactAACctgatttatttcatgttttaataacaatgttcacttgtgtttttgttgacacGTGCAAGTATTTTATCAATGATGTCTCAAAGATCTGCTCTGTCCTACCACCACATTTCCcattttgtctctctgtgttgGTTGGTGGGTTTTAGTGGCTTGACGCTGTAGCTGTTTTTGcctatatttttcattttgttttcaccctTTTATCCTTACAACCTTTCTAACACTCAGCTACcaattttcttttctcctttattcggtaaattaaattaaatatctaCAAAGCAGTGTCTGACTTACGTGATTGTACCCAATTAAGGTGAAAGCTCTGTTTAAAGGAGATacagaaaatgaagagaaaggttgtgtctgtttttcatttattagtgCTGTTCCAGTGTCAGTCATGAAGTCTCATCCCTAGCTTTCTTCATGTGATTCTCCTGGCATTTCCTATCCCCCTCCTAGTGTCTGGTCAGGTTGACAGTGATCACCCAAAAGCAGATCTTCTCCTCTGATAATAaggttacccagttctcctccTGTGGAATGTGTTATGCCCCTGCACGATTATGGTTTTCTCACATTCTTTCTGCCTGTAACTACTACTTGAATTGTTTCAAAGACTTGTCAGTAAGTGCACAGCAGTGATCCGGAATGGTGCTGGCCCGATTTCGATACACTGCTTAGCTCTGGCTTCAGCATGACTGACTGTATGTGCATTGAACTTGGCATCAGTGTGTGTTGTCAATAAAATGTATGATCAATATCACAACTCAGATTGTTAACGTCCATTTTGCCCTGGCAACTAAATGCTTCACTATGCAAAGCTGAACTTTGATCCTTGATCCTGCAGCAGTTTCCTTGAAGCAAACCATGCATATTAACATCCTTCCCTTAACCCTGGCTCGTGTTTTCTTAAATGACACACCCACCAAAAGCTTTTCTGATGTAGCTGTCTTAGGTTCAATCGTGCTAGCATTTGAGTTGGCCTAGTGTGTTTTAGCCATTGTCCCTTTCAGTTATTTAAAGCTGTTTATCATTACATGAGGACATTTGAAGATAATTCTTGCGTGGACTCGTTTGGTGTCTtgattcattttccatttgAGACATTCGATCAACCAAATTATTCAATTTCCTAAGGCAGATTTTGTTCCACAGTACATAAATGGATGTTTACATGTTTTCCAAGTCATACTTCCCTGAGCCTCAGTCCCGTAATGAGCCAGCTCATGAAACGCAAACACTGATGCTAATGGTGTGGTGGTTCATTTAAGAAgagtctttcttcttcttctgctccaaGTGTAATTCGGGTCTGTAACTTCTTTTAGGCTTTGGCCAGTATGAGCTTGAACACGCAACCCATCTTAAATCTGGAAAAGTTCCAGGAAGGCCAAGAGATGCCGCTACTCCCTCCAGGACGAGAAAAAGCTTCACCATCCTCAACGGAGTTCAACCCCTTGATTTATGGAAATGACATTGACTCAGTGGACGTAGCCACCAGGCAAGCCCGCAGCCTATGTGTCTTGTTGATGCTCAAGTAATCGCAGAAGGAttaagtgttttttctttttctctcaggGTTGCCATGGTGCGGTTCTTCAACTCTCCAAATGTCCTGCAAGGTTTCCAGATGCACACTCGGACCCTGCGCCTCTTTCCTCGCCCGGTGGTGGCGTTCCAAGCCTCATCATTTCTTGCTTCACGGCCCAGACGATCTGGATTTGCTGACAAACTCTCCCACACTCAGGCTGTGGAGTTCTATGGAGAATGGGCCCTTAATCCCACCAACCTTGCTTTTCAGAGGATACATAATAgtaattaaatcattttttattgttttccatCTCCTGTAAGTGAAGCATGAACTCTGACAACaacacctttttatttttagatgtgTTTGATCCATCTTTAATTGGTGACAAACCCAAGTGGTACGCTCACCAGCTCCAGCCAGTGCACTACAGAGTGTATGATGGGAGCTCTCAGCTGGTTGAAGCTCTGGCTGGACCTTTGGATGATGAGGGCAATGATTCAGACCCAACAGACAGGTAAAAGGAAAGCATTTGATcacacacttttcttttcttactTTATTTAATGGCATTGGtgctgtttctttcttttttattaaataaagtaATGCATTTGTTTCAGTGGCAGTGACAGTGAAGCCTATGACGACTCCAGTTCCTCCTATTCTTCCCTTGGTGACCTTGTTAGTGAAATGATTCAAGGAGACATCCAGGGAGACACGCCAAGTAAGTTAGTCCATCATGGACAttgatgttgtgttttcaaACTGCAGTAAGCATCTTCACTAAATTTGTTCCCTAGGCTTGGAGCCTCCCTCTCATGCTGCTCTTGGGGATGCAAGCGAGGTTGAAGACTTTCAGGAGTTCAGGGAAGATAATGGCTTGGATGGACGACCCAGTGGCGACGGTCCAGCTGAATTAGCAGATGGCCAACCTCTGCGATCAAGCTCTAGTACAACTGCTAGCTCCAGTCCTAGTACAATAATCCAGGGAGTGAACCACGTAGGTGGTCCAGATGCATCACTTTATTTTCAGTACATTGCAGACAGGACACAAGTGCCTGTAAAGTTTGACCTTTATATAGACTAAAAAATAGATTAcattgatttctttctttttcaggaTCACGGTGACACAACTGAAATTGAGGCAAATACCACCACTGCTGCTGAGCAAAACCAGATCCCGGGACTGAACATCCAGCCGCCTCTTAGATCAGCACCCGATGCTGGCCTTGTGGACAGTAAAAAACAGGAGTATGATAACCCCTACTTTGAGCCTCAGTATGGCTTCCCCTCCGAGGATGACCCTGATGCAGAAGAGCAAGTGGAGTCATACACCCCTCGATTCAACCAGAACCTCAATGGCAACAAGTGTGTTAAACTTGTTCATCACTTGAATGAATGTATCGCCATCATTCAAATGGGCTCTTTGACCAACCATGTTTACTAACAAAACTCAGCATGTTGCTACCTCTCCATCCTTTCATGGTGGTCTTGAATCTCTGGTGGTGTGATGTTCTGTGGTGGCCCGAATGAGTCCCTCGTGTGGCTTACAAAGGTTGTTATTGTGCCGTTAAACAGCCATTTAATCGTGTCCTTGTCTTTAAGGGTGTCTCGCCCACTGCGGCCCAACAGTCTGAGGCTTCCTGGGGAGTCTGATGGAGAGGGCGATTCTCATAACAGCTCACCAAACTCCACAATTTCCAACAGCAGCAACGATGGATTTGGAGGACTCATGTCCTTTGCTAGTATGAAGACGTTTTTCTACCAATTTATATCAAAGACAATCATTTTATTCAAGCTGTAATTTAATTCAGTAGTCAGTTAAGTACGTCGATTActagtttttttgtttactgttcCTCTCATTACCTATTGAGATCTGTTCAGCGAGAGACattgatgggttttttttttattataaaaacTTCTCTATATTGTCCATGTCTTCAGGTAATCTTTACAAGAACCATGGGACCAGTTTCAGTCTTTCCAATTTGGCTCTTCCCAACAAAGCGGCGAGGGAGAAAGCGACACCATTCCCCAGTCTCAAAGGTATGATGATGTGACACTACCCCTTTTACTAATCGAACAAAAGCAGTTGCTGCACTATTTTGTTCAGGAaattaggggaaaaaaaaatctacattaaTGAAATTCGAAATTCTAGTAGCGatagaaaaatgttttatattcatattGCTGTTTACTGTTCATACAGCCTTTGTTCATACTACTATAGTTCCAAGTACTTCCAATATAAGTGatatatttacacttttttttctctgcctctTTTTCCCCacaattgtttatttgtacgaaagaatattttaatattgatattgaggaggagatggagcaaGCAGGTGTGTAGAACTGCGTTTTGAAGCCTGACTTTATTTCCCCTCTGGCTTGCCAAATCAGTATGGCACTATTTGAAGGAGAATATTGAGGACAAATTCTACGTTTTTCTCTCAAAGGAAAATCCACACAGTAGTATAGTTGCCTTTCACAAATATCTTTTGGACTATTTCGAATTAatatgtcatttaaaatgaaaataagtgaTATTTTAAGCCACAGGTAGTATTAACATTTTTGTACTATTATCATTGTTTGTGATGTAATTGGTGTGCACCAGAATGTAGTCTGGTTAACTAGTATTTATTGGTCATCAATGAGTTATAAGGTTATTTGTCAAATTTTGATTGTCACCAGTCAGCACCAGCACTTGTCCCTATAACGCTATGCAAAGCATATAGGACAGGAAAGCTGTATGCTTTTCCTGTATTAATGGCAATCATGATCTCTCAGCAAATTCTTCAGTCgcatttttcattgaaatatttctGCAGCAGTTAAGTATATCATGCACAGTACTCATTCAGTTCAATACAATTCAGACCACAGGGAGTCTTTCAGATGTTGACAATGCAGCGGTGGCTTTGGTAGAACAACTGATCTGCTGCAAATGCTTTTCTGCTAATGTTTCAGATATTCACTTTATTCAACCCATCCAccagtatatactgtataaatgATAGACACAAAGGGGATTCTCTTATGCACTCATTTGAGATCTCAAGAACCTAAGACCTTTTGCTTTAGCTGGCATTCTCTGCGGCAGGATGGAGTGTGGTTCAGGATTACGCATATCGTTTTCTATTTTGGGACCATAGTGTTGAGCTCCCATCCGTCTTACAAGGTTTTGAGTCCTGTAGAAACTGGATTTGACTTTAATTGAGAGCAAAAACGAATGAAGCATGGAACTCTAGACTCAATACCTCCACTTCTTGTGGAATAGTTGCCATAAAAAAATCTTCTGTTCCTTTCAAtatgtgttttgtctttgttgttcaGATGCCCCGGACAGCCCGGGTATGTTATGTCTGATGTGATAGTTTGTACTAGCTTCCTTACCCACCCTGACTAAAGCTTGATTATATCTGGAAGTAAGCCCTGTATTTGATACTAATCAAGCGCAGGAATCAAAATAGCATCCAGTTCCTTTAGAACAGTaggtttgttttcctcttccatCACCGTGTCACCATGACAATTTCAACATCATAGACATTCTCTCAACATCTATTATATGCATTTCCTCTTgtctaagaaaaaaaataacccaATAGTGTCCTCTTTTATCGACTCAAAATGTGCAACCAAATCCATTCTGTTTCCAAATGTCTCGATGATCATGTGTGCTTTGAGCTTGTCGTTTGTTGTgtgacttcctgtccacttcccTCCtagctgttttaaaaataacacaCTTTACATGGTGGATTCTTTGAAATAACAGCTTCATTATTTTGTACACTTTTTTGTCTGACATAACAATCCGAACCAACATACTCACTTATCATCATTTGGGCGATTTATTAACTTGCTGGTCACTTAAAGGGTTGATGCGTACATTTGAAcatctagattttttttctgttcttttcatttatttgtttcttaATTTGGTGCTTTACTTACATTTCCCTGTGTCTTGTTGAGTTTGCAtggtttggttttcttttgggTTGATGTTTGGACTGGTTGCGTCTGGGCTGGTGTCCCCTTCTCTTCACTTTTGCACGGCACTAATTCTGGCTTTTGTGTGCAGTATTTGGTCTAAATTCTCTAATGGAGATTATAACAGAGGCCGGACCGGGGAGTGGAGAAGGTGGGTTCTGCCCTATTGTTGAGCGAGCTGCATGCGTCTCAGAGCCAGTCAGCTACATCTCCCCAAGTCATTCTCCCATTGAAGCCTGTGATTTGTCATTGTGCTTACTGCACCATCGAGCATCAACTGCTGTGCTACTCCCTGTTTTGTTCCACCTTTCGTTAAGTGGGATTTTGTTGATCATTTGtagataaaatgaaacaattatAATTTAAATTTGAGTTATCTTCTTTCATTGGCAGCAAACTTGTCCGACCAATGTTTATGAAATTATGGATATAGAGGTCCTGTTTCCTACTTTTATTTGTGAGAAGGATCTCTTTTTCAAAATTCTagaaataaaaacttttttttacacattaacCCTTTTTTTACATTACCATagtcctttttttgtttaatgtacTCTTTAATGTACtgttaatgtattttttatttgtttcaaatttgTATTATTTGCTTGTCTGTTCAGtggcaatatattttttttttttctgtaaagcATTTATGCATGCACCCATGTAGACACTCTCACACGCATCCACtcaaaatgcatgaaaatagGGAAGTGTCAcaacatctaaaaaaaatagcatATATAAATTACAAGAATGTCTCATACGTTTCTTTTCCCAAGTTCCATATATGAACAGacctttgctttgtttgtgtgtgtgtattttttctATCAAGTGGATTCACCAAAGACCCATGTAAAATTAAACAAATTGAATAAAGGCAAACATTAGTGTATTTTGACCAGAGTTTGTCATGGCTACTTGATGCCAGttagcagcaacaacagcactATTATACGTTTTCTGACACTCATTCACTGCATAGTTTTCACTGATGTGTGAAGCCACCACTTAAAgcactctgtgtttgtgtgtctttcatTGTGTCCTTAATTTGTCCTTCACCCCTAGCTGtactaaaaatagaaaaagttgTGTATTCCCTCAAAACATAGTTCAAACTCAGATGACACTTGTACAGAGACCTAATTAATCTGCCTCCTGTGTCAAGTCCGCTCCAAAAGTCTTCTTGTCTACTGCAGTTTTTCATTGTCTGGGTTTCCCACCAGGAGCTCGAGCGCCTCGAGCACTTGTAGACCAAAAGTCCTCTGTGATCAAGCACAGTCAGACTGTGAAGCGAGAGTCCCCGTCCCCTCAAGGTCGTGTCAACAATACAAGGTGAAATACATTCTCATTGGTTTGTTTTATCAATGACATAAGTAAATGTATTGTAATACCAATTTGCCGATGCAGTGAGAACCAGCAGTTTTTGAAGGAGGTGGTGCAGAGCGTTCTGGACGGACAAGGAGTCGGCTGGCTCAACATGAAAAAAGTGCGTCGCCTGCTGGAGAACGAGCAGCTCCGTGTCTTTGTTCTGAGTAAGCTGAACAGAGCTGTGCAGTCAGAGGAGGATGCCCGACAAGAGATTATACGTGATGTGGTAAGATTATTGTGGATCCAAGTAGGTTCAGGCAAAGTGTGTTCACGTCTCCTCTAACCAGTTCTATGTTTGAGGAGCCTGCAAGGCTTGTTTTTTAATCCTTTTGAATTGTTGAAACTTTGTTCTTAGGAGGTTAGCAGGAAGGTGTACAAAGGAATGTTGGACATCTTGAAGTGCACGGTGTCCAGTCTGGAGCATTCCTACACTAACGCTGGCCTGGGAGGAATGGCCAGTGTCTTCAGCTTGTTGGAGATAGCACGGACACATTATCAAACAAAAGGTttgtatgtagctcaaatctatTATTTTCCAACATGTGTGTAGCTTTCTTGCTAAGatgaaaaaacatcaataaatgcTAACATGTCCATGTTTTCTGCTTGTATTCCAACCTGCCTGCTGAAAAAGATAAACTCTTGCTCTTAACTGCaccttttctctttttctgctttttgttgAACTGTTTTTATACATTGACATTTTGCAACGTAAGACCCTGAAAAACGCAAGCGAAGCCCGACTGACAGTACCGGCAGTCCCGGGAACAAGGAGAGTCCCACGGGCCGCACAGAGCCTGCCCGACCCCAAGGTCTTCTGAATGTTCCCCATCTGCAGCTACCCCACCACAATACGGGCAGAGGCACTCGCCATTTTGACACCCGCAGTCTGAATGAAGAAAACTTTATTGCTTCGATCGGTGTGTACCCCACCCTGGCCTTGGTTGCATGTGCACCGTGAGATCTTGTGAAAGCACATAACCCCACGAAATCGCCCTATTCATTGAGGCAGTTTCTGATGAATTCCGGACAAATATTCCATACACTTGGCAGCAATAAACCCGATCTGAGATTCCCAAATTCTATGTAGACTTGTTTGCACTCAGAAATATAAGCCTGAAGTCAAAATATTGGTTTTTGATTGTCAAAATATTTCTATATGTTTGGAATATTTCCCTCTATCCCAGCATGATTAGTGTTTGTCTTGGCTTCTCTGATCCTCTTTTGCCCTGTTTGGAGTCTTGCTGTCAGTTTCCTAGCACCAtaaatgcatgtgtttgtttgtctttttacgTGATACCTAAATCTGCAGTAGTGGACGAGGGAAAATCAGAAGAAGCACTTGGATTAAATTGGTTCTCATCTGTGCCTTTACTGCAGGTTTCTGCGAGGCTCGCTGTAGATAATTGCAGTTCCCTTTGCTCTCAGCATGGAGGGGGGATTCATCACTCCCCGGTATACAGTCCCAGTAAGCAAACAAATTTCACAGCAGGGTGTTTGGTTTCTTCTCATTAGAAAAGAGCCAACCCAATAGCCTGTTCAAACTACTCCCACGTGATTTTCTGTGATTACTTCTGGGTCTGTATACGGGGGACACGTGTGGTGAACCACTCCGACTCCTACTTGCATTTCTCTCCTTCGAGTTGCACCCCCAATTCTACAGAATGCTGTGAGACGTGCATCCCAGCTTCTGCAACGGCTCCATTTCAACTGCTGGCTAGTCAGCCACCCAACCACATCCCATGCTCTTTTAAGAATACTCCTCCCCACTGCTCTTGAGAGCCAGCTTTCAGTGAGCTGGAGTCAGCATGTGGCTCTCCAGGACTTTGGGGCCTGTAGACTTCCATTTGATGTCATGTAGCTGTAGTAACTATAAGACGCAGCTACATGCAAACACCACAAAacactcagttttaaaatgtttttatttcttatgATTTTAATGCTCATCCACCATACATGCCTTTTCAATCTGCTCTCTgactctctctgtctttctctccttGCTTGCAATGCATCTTGGGTAGAATTGTGGAGCAAGCACCAGGATAAGCAAAAAGCTATGGAAAAACCGCAGAGTAAGAGACTACACAcaccaaaacagaacaaaaaatagGCTGTTCAACTGTTTTCCTTTCCCCCTTAGCTCTTTCCAAAAAGAGATGCAATAGAGCTTACTGCATACGTG harbors:
- the madd gene encoding MAP kinase-activating death domain protein isoform X2 — translated: MEKKKMCPRLLDYLVVVGARQPSSESVAQTPQLLRRYPLEDHHDFPLPPDVVFFCQPEGCLSIRQRRVSLRDDSSFVFTLTDKDSGITRYGICVNFYRSFQRGHHRSRADKSGHTEASTQGGDTISVGSDNSSGGPSSTLSPAKNTEATHHVSGEGGGQSAPDSNIGKSPQHRRSAAKMAARNRNSTLTSLCILSHYPFFSTFRECLYILKRLVDCCSQRLTQRAGLPRATQRDTMWRIFTGALSVEEKGSQLLADLREIESWVYRLLRSPVPIPGQRRVDVEVLPTDLKLSLTFALPDNSRFSMVDFPLHLPLELLGVDACLQVLSCVLLEHKVILQSRDYNALSMSVMAFVAMIYPLEYMFPVIPLLPTCMASAEQLLLAPTPYIIGVPASFFLYKSDFKMPDDIWLVDLDSSKVIAPTNAEILPPLPEPEALELKKHLKQCLVRLTVITQKQIFSSDNKALASMSLNTQPILNLEKFQEGQEMPLLPPGREKASPSSTEFNPLIYGNDIDSVDVATRVAMVRFFNSPNVLQGFQMHTRTLRLFPRPVVAFQASSFLASRPRRSGFADKLSHTQAVEFYGEWALNPTNLAFQRIHNNVFDPSLIGDKPKWYAHQLQPVHYRVYDGSSQLVEALAGPLDDEGNDSDPTDSGSDSEAYDDSSSSYSSLGDLVSEMIQGDIQGDTPSLEPPSHAALGDASEVEDFQEFREDNGLDGRPSGDGPAELADGQPLRSSSSTTASSSPSTIIQGVNHDHGDTTEIEANTTTAAEQNQIPGLNIQPPLRSAPDAGLVDSKKQEYDNPYFEPQYGFPSEDDPDAEEQVESYTPRFNQNLNGNKVSRPLRPNSLRLPGESDGEGDSHNSSPNSTISNSSNDGFGGLMSFASNLYKNHGTSFSLSNLALPNKAAREKATPFPSLKEYFNIDIEEEMEQAVFGLNSLMEIITEAGPGSGEGARAPRALVDQKSSVIKHSQTVKRESPSPQGRVNNTSENQQFLKEVVQSVLDGQGVGWLNMKKVRRLLENEQLRVFVLSKLNRAVQSEEDARQEIIRDVEVSRKVYKGMLDILKCTVSSLEHSYTNAGLGGMASVFSLLEIARTHYQTKDPEKRKRSPTDSTGSPGNKESPTGRTEPARPQGLLNVPHLQLPHHNTGRGTRHFDTRSLNEENFIASIELWSKHQDKQKAMEKPQRSEGAKHQRPPVTDAEEKKSQISSDSGLSVSGSQKSDTESATSSEPPILTRSTSQDSEASTISNSSGETLGADSDLSSTAGDGLGGRQLAHLTLSRGTLSDSEIETNPATSAVFGKTHTLKPGAKEHLPAMTKGPPAQPLEDLSMRIYLCEGLLGRDKSSVWDQLEDAAMETFSLSKERSTLWDQVQFWEDAYLDAVMLEREGMGMDQGPQEMIERYLSLGEHDRKRLEDDEDKLLATLLHNMIAYMLMLKVNKNDIRKKVRRLMGKSHIGLTYSQEINELLDKLANMNGRELSIRPCGSRHIKKQTFVVHAGTDTTGDIFFMEVCDDCIVLRSNIGTVYERWWYEKLINMTYCPKTKVLCLWRRNGQETQLNKFYTKKCRELYYCVKDSMEKAAARQQSIKPGPELGGEFPVQDMKTGEGGLLQVTLEGINLKFMHSQVFIELSHIKKCNTVKGVFVLEEFVPETKEVVIHKYKTPMAHQICYSVLCLFSYVAAVKGKEAEGKAKILSPRPLPS